One Nicotiana tomentosiformis chromosome 4, ASM39032v3, whole genome shotgun sequence genomic window carries:
- the LOC138909447 gene encoding uncharacterized protein codes for MGRLAFIPVGERPYALNVQTLANQFVRLDVSEPSQVLAYVISRSSLYDRIRERQYNDPHLLVLKDTVQHGDAKDVTIGDDGKLRMHGRICVPNVDGLLSHKNIIFWIRASPGPTNHDYYETRSKSMEDSLKKLDTTPKSHSRRKQEI; via the exons ATGGGTAgacttgcattcattcctgttggtgaaagGCCTTATGCACTtaatgttcagaccttggctaatcagttcgtgaggttagatgtttcggagcccagtcaggttctagcctATGTGATTTcacggtcttccttatatgaccgcatcagagagcgccagtataatgatccccatttgcttgtactgaaggacacagttcagcacggtgatgccaaggatgttactattggagatgatgggaaaTTGagaatgcatggtcgtatttgtgtgccaaatgtagatggactgc TTTCGCATAAGAATATTATATTTTGGATCAGAGCATCTCCTGGCCCTACAAATCATGATTATTATGAGACTAGATCGAAATCTATGGAGGACAGTCTCAAGAAGTTAGACACAACTCCAAAATCACATAGCAGAAGGAAGCAAGAAATATGA